DNA sequence from the Novosphingobium sp. KACC 22771 genome:
GGCCTGTTCGGGCGGATGGGCGAGGGGGCGCAGATGCTGGTGGTGCTGACGGTATGGGTCGCGATGCTGGGGTGGAGCAAGCCCTGGCTGGGCCATTTCCGGCAGGGGCCGCTTGAATGGCTGTGGCGCTCGCTGGTCGAACGGCGGGCTTTGCCCTTCAAAAGAAGCGCGCCGGGGGTGTGATCCGCCCGGCGCCGTGATGCTTAATTATCATCGCCCATCGGCGGCATGCCCGGCGGCGGGCCATCGCCCATGCCGCCGCCTTGGCCGCCGCCGCCGCCGCGCCGCCCCCCGCCCATCGGGGGCAGCATGGCGCGCCCGCCGCGCATGGCGTTGATTTCCTCGCGGCTCAAAAACAGGTCCTTGTTGGTGTCGGCCTTGTCGAAACGGGCGCGTTCATAGGCCTGCAATTCGGCAAGGCTGATCCCGGCGTCATAATCGACATTGGCCTTGGCGATGACCACCGGCCCCAGCGGTTCGACCGCCAGACGCAGCGCCACATCGCGCTCGCCTTCGCCCAGATCGGGGAAGATGGCATCGGGCACGATTTCGGCAAATTCGCCGCCATCCTCGGCCAATTCCGCCCCGCTCTTGCGGCTTTCCCAGGCGATGAATTCGGCCTCGTCGATACGCCCGTCATGGTTGGCGTCCACGTCGACAAAGCGCTTGTGGATCAGCGCATTGCGCCGCGCGGTGATGACGCTTTCAAATTCGGCCAGCGTGACCATCCCATCCTTGTTGGCGTCGGCCGCGCGGAACATGGATTCCACCGCCGCCTCATAGCGTTTGAGCGGGATGGGCTTCATGTCCATCGGCGCGCCGCGATTGCGCGCGCCGCGATCCTGGGAAGGGCCATCCATGTCGCCGCCGCCGTGGCGACCGCCCATGCCCCGGCCTCCCATGCCGCCTCCCATGCCGCCGCCCATTCCGCCCATACCCCCCATGCCGCCCATCTGGGCCATGGCGGGGGCGCTCATCATCACCGGCGCGATGATCAGCATCGCGGCGAGAACAGTCCATTTTCTGCGCATATATCTTCCCGGTCCTGTGCGAATTCTCCCCATGCCAGACGTGCCCGCGCAAAGCTTGCGCGCAGATGAACAGCCGCGTTTTTTGCCAGACGCTTCATTTTGTTCTAGCGCGAGCCCCATGCATATTCGCGCCTCCGCCATCCTGTGTTCGGCCCGCCCCCATGGCGAGGTGGGGGTGATCGCGCGGATGATGACCGCCGATCATGGCATGGTGGCGGCCTATGTCGCGGGGGGGCGGGGGCGAGAACTGCGCCCGGTGCTGATTCCGGGCAACGGGCTGGCGGTGGACATGCGCGCCCGCATCCCCAGCCAGATGCCTGCGGCCAAGGTGGAACTGACCATCAGCCGCGCGCCCTTTCTGGTCGAACCCTTGCCCGCCGCGGCCATCGGCTGGGTCACGGCGCTGCTTGCCGCCTCGCTGGCCGAGCGTCAGCCCTATCCGGCGCTTTACGATGCGCTGGGGGCCCTGCTCGATGCGGTGTGCCATGCGCCATCGGCGCGGGGCTGGGCGCCCGCGCTGCTGGGTTTTGAGGCGCTGTTGCTGCGCGAACTGGGCTATGGCGAACGTTTCGGCGCCGGGGCGGATGGCCAGCGCATGCTCGAAGGCGGCGCGTGGGACGAGGTTCTGGGCCGTTTTGATGCGCTCGGCCTTGCCCTTTCGCGCTATCTGCTTGCCGATCGGCGCGGCGATGTTATGGGGGCGCGCGAAATATTGCGCCAGCGTCTGGGGCGCATGGCAGCTTGAAACGAGGTAGAGCCATGAAGATTGCGGTTTTCGCCGGTGACGGCATCGGCCCCGAAGTGACGGCACAGGCCGTTCGCGTGCTGGACAAGCTGGCGATTGCCGGGCTTGACATGGTTGAAGGCGATGTGGGCGGCGCGGCCTATTACAAGCATGGCCATCCTCTGCCCGAGGCGACCAAGGAGATCGCCCGCAATGTGGACGGCATCCTGTTTGGCGCGGTGGGCGATTTTTCCTGCGACCATCTGGAGCGTGCTTTGCGCCCCGAACAGGCCATTCTGGGCCTGCGCAAGGAACTGTCACTGTTCGCCAACCTGCGCCCGGCCACGCTGTTCCCCGGCCTTGAAGGCTTTTCGGCGCTGCGTCCTGAAGTCGCCAGCCAGATCGACCTGCTGATCGTGCGCGAGCTGAACGGCGACGTCTATTTCGGCGAAAAGGGTATGCGCACGCTTGAAGACGGCCGTCGTCAGGGCTGGGACATGATGTCCTATGCCGAGGACGAAGTGCGCCGCATCGCCCACGCCGGTTTCAAGGCCGCGCAGGGCCGCAAGAGCAAGCTGTGCAGCGTGGACAAGGCCAATGTGCTGGAAACGAGCCAACTCTGGCGCGATGTGGTGATCGAGGTTTCGGCCGAATATCCCGATGTCGAACTTTCCCACATGTATGTCGACAATGCCGCGATGCAGCTCGTCAAGTCGCCCGGCCAGTTCGATGTGATCGTCACCGGCAATCTGTTCGGCGATATCCTGTCGGATCAGGCCAGCATGTGCGTGGGTTCTATCGGCCTCCTGGCCTCGGCCTCGCTGGGCACGCGTCAGACCGAATATGGCACCGTGGGCCTGTATGAACCGATCCACGGCAGCGCCCCCGACATCGCAGGGCAAAACAAGGCCAACCCGATGGCCACGATCCTGTCGGCCGCCATGCTGCTGCGCCACTCGCTGGGGCTGGAAGCCGAGGCCGCCCGGATCGAGGCCGCCGTGGCCAAGACGCTGGCCGATGGCATTCGCGGCGGCGATCTGGGCGGGGACGCATCGACCAGCGCCATCGGTGATGCGGTGCTGGAACGCCTGTAATCCGGGCTTTTGCGCCCCTGCCATGATTTGAACAAGGTTGGGGCGCAAAAGATACGCGTTTTCCGGGGGCGATAAACCCGGTCAAATGGGGGCAGAGTGGGGCTGGCCCCCATCTTTCGTTTTTATAGCATCAGGAATTATGGCTCAAACTCTGCAACTTGCCATTGTCATGCCCACGCTGAACGAGAGGGGCAATCTGCGCCCTCTCGTGGCCCGGCTCGATGCCGCGTTGAAAGGCATAGCGTGGGAGGCGATCTTCGTCGATGACAACAGCCGCGACGGCACCGCCGATGAGGCGCGCGCCATCGCGCTGGAGGATCCGCGTGTGCGCTGTATCCAGCGTATCGGTCGGCGCGGTCTGGCCAGCGCGGCGATCGAGGGCATGTGCGCCACCGCCGCCCCCGTCGTCGCGGTGATGGACGCTGATCACCAGCATGATCCCAAACTGCTGCCCGGCATGTTGGCGGCGATTGAATCGGGTGAATACGATCTGGCCTATGCCAGCCGCTTTGCCGAAGGCGCCAGCACCGAGGCATGGGGCCGCCCCGACCGCGTCAAGGCCAGCGGCTTTGCGAACGCCATCGCGCGCAAGGTGACGGGCGTTGACCTGTCCGACCCGATGAGCGGCTATTTCATGCTGCCCACGACCACGCTGCGCTGCGATGCGCATCGCCTTTCGGGCGTGGGCTTCAAGATTCTGCTCGACATTCTTGCCACGGTTGACGCGCCCATGCGGGTCAAGGAATTTCCCCTCGATTTTGCCGCCCGCGCGGATGGCGAAAGCAAGCTGGATCGGACGGTTGTGTTTGAATTCCTGATCGGTCTTTACGACAAGTGGCTGGGCCGCATCATTCCCACCCGTTTCGCGCTGTTCGGCACGGTGGGGGCGCTGGGCGTGCTGGTGCAATTTGCCATGCTCTGGCTGGTGCTCAGCGTGTTTCTGGGCCAGCGTTTTGTCTATGGCCATTGGTCGAGCGACGAGACCACCTTCAACATCGCCAACACGATTGCCGCGCTGGTGGCCATGACGTTCAACTTCGTGCTGAACAATGAGCTGACCTATGCCGACAAGCGTTTGCGGGGCTTCTGGCCGCTGTGCAAGGGCTGGGCGCAATTCGCGCTTACCTGCTCGCTGGGCCTGTTGACCAACATCGGCGCAACGGCGGCGTTGAAGCGGATGCATATCCATGACGTCATCGCGGTGCTGGTTGGCATCGTGCTGGCCTCGGTGTGGAACTTTGCGCTTTCGAGCAAATTCGTCTGGGGCAAATACGGCAATTGATCGGATGGCCGGTTGGGGGGTATTACCTCCAACTGGCCAGCCACATCCAGTCCTCGAAACTGGCCACGCCCTTGTGCAGGGATGCGGCCGAGAGGATGGGGAAGAACCAGGCGAAGACCCCCAGCGAGAGCGCCAGCACCCCAAGCGCCTCATGCCTCCAGCGCCGCCCGCGCGCGGCCCACAATTCATCCACCGCCAGCCCCAGCGCCGCCATCAGGAACGTGCCGGGCAGCAGATAGTGGTAATAGAACTGCACAGGCTTGTTGCCCACGATCCACAGGCCCAGCGAGGCGCCATACAGCGCCACCAGCACCAGCGGCAGCCATGCTCGCCCCGCCAAACCTCTCCACGCCGCCCAGACGAGGGCAAGAAGCCCCGCGATCATCGTAAAGGGATTGCCGATCAGCATCACCCCGCGCTGCGCCCCGTCGGTGACTTCATAGAGATACCAGATCGCGCGCCAGTTGATGACCCACTGGCTCCACACGCTTTGGTAGGGATGGTGCTTGGTCACGCTGCTTTGCAACTCGATCAT
Encoded proteins:
- a CDS encoding EF-hand domain-containing protein yields the protein MRRKWTVLAAMLIIAPVMMSAPAMAQMGGMGGMGGMGGGMGGGMGGRGMGGRHGGGDMDGPSQDRGARNRGAPMDMKPIPLKRYEAAVESMFRAADANKDGMVTLAEFESVITARRNALIHKRFVDVDANHDGRIDEAEFIAWESRKSGAELAEDGGEFAEIVPDAIFPDLGEGERDVALRLAVEPLGPVVIAKANVDYDAGISLAELQAYERARFDKADTNKDLFLSREEINAMRGGRAMLPPMGGGRRGGGGGQGGGMGDGPPPGMPPMGDDN
- the recO gene encoding DNA repair protein RecO; its protein translation is MHIRASAILCSARPHGEVGVIARMMTADHGMVAAYVAGGRGRELRPVLIPGNGLAVDMRARIPSQMPAAKVELTISRAPFLVEPLPAAAIGWVTALLAASLAERQPYPALYDALGALLDAVCHAPSARGWAPALLGFEALLLRELGYGERFGAGADGQRMLEGGAWDEVLGRFDALGLALSRYLLADRRGDVMGAREILRQRLGRMAA
- the leuB gene encoding 3-isopropylmalate dehydrogenase, which codes for MKIAVFAGDGIGPEVTAQAVRVLDKLAIAGLDMVEGDVGGAAYYKHGHPLPEATKEIARNVDGILFGAVGDFSCDHLERALRPEQAILGLRKELSLFANLRPATLFPGLEGFSALRPEVASQIDLLIVRELNGDVYFGEKGMRTLEDGRRQGWDMMSYAEDEVRRIAHAGFKAAQGRKSKLCSVDKANVLETSQLWRDVVIEVSAEYPDVELSHMYVDNAAMQLVKSPGQFDVIVTGNLFGDILSDQASMCVGSIGLLASASLGTRQTEYGTVGLYEPIHGSAPDIAGQNKANPMATILSAAMLLRHSLGLEAEAARIEAAVAKTLADGIRGGDLGGDASTSAIGDAVLERL
- a CDS encoding glycosyltransferase, whose translation is MAQTLQLAIVMPTLNERGNLRPLVARLDAALKGIAWEAIFVDDNSRDGTADEARAIALEDPRVRCIQRIGRRGLASAAIEGMCATAAPVVAVMDADHQHDPKLLPGMLAAIESGEYDLAYASRFAEGASTEAWGRPDRVKASGFANAIARKVTGVDLSDPMSGYFMLPTTTLRCDAHRLSGVGFKILLDILATVDAPMRVKEFPLDFAARADGESKLDRTVVFEFLIGLYDKWLGRIIPTRFALFGTVGALGVLVQFAMLWLVLSVFLGQRFVYGHWSSDETTFNIANTIAALVAMTFNFVLNNELTYADKRLRGFWPLCKGWAQFALTCSLGLLTNIGATAALKRMHIHDVIAVLVGIVLASVWNFALSSKFVWGKYGN